The Micromonospora sp. NBC_00421 DNA window GCACCCGAAGTACGGCCGGCAGCGGCAGCTCCCGCTGCGCTACGAGCGGCTCGGCAACATCCCGGTGCCGGACTTCTCAGGCCTGCCCTGGGACCTCTACCTGAGCCCGGAGAAGTTCGTCTACTACTCGCCCACCCGGGGCTGCTACTGGAACAAGTGCACCTTCTGCGACTACGGCCTGAACACCGACGGTCCGACCAGCCCGTGGCGGCAGGACACCGCCGACACGATGATCGCCGACGTGACGGAGCTGGCGAAGTTCGCCAAGTTCATCTACTTCTCGGTGGACGTGCTGGCCCCCGCGACGATCCTGCGGTTCGCCGAGAAGGTCGTCGAACGGGGCCTGGACTTCCGTTGGGGGGCCGAGATCCGGCTGGAGAAGTACTGGTCGGAGGAGCGCTGCGAGCTGTTGCGCCGCAGCGGCTGCGTGGCCGTCTCGGTCGGCTTCGAGTCCGGCAACCAGCGCATCCTGGACCTGATCGACAAGGGCACCCGACCGGAGCAGGTCCGCCGGACGATGACCGCGATGACCAAGGCCAACATCGGGGTGCAGATGATGGGCTTCACCGGGTTCCCCACCGAGACCCGGGAGGAGGCCCTGGACAGCATCGGCTTCCTGCGCGACAACCCCGACCTGTGGACCCTCGGCGGCCTCGGCGACTTCATGCTCACCCCGGGCGCGATCGTGGCCAAGGAGCCGGAGCGCTTCGGCATCAGCAACGTCCGTCCGGTGGAGGGCTCCGACATCGTCCGGGTGCTGCGCTACGACGAGCCGGTCACCGAGGCCGCACACGACGAGGTGATGCGGGCGAAGTCCACCTTGAACCCCGGCCATTACCACCGGCCCTGGCTGGGTAGCACCGACACCCCGCACTCGTTCTTCTACCACGACCGCTACGGCACCGACGTGCGCGGCGTGCTCGCCCACGACCGGGTCCGCCAGCACGACGACGACCGCACCGAGTTCGTCGCCAACGGCGTCTTCGTCGACCGGGCCGACGAGCAGGCGTGGGATGCGTACCGGCGGATGCGGGCCGACGAGCAGGAGGGCACCCCGGGCGCGCAGCTGCCGATGGACCGGCACCTGTTCCGCCGGGCCGACGGGCAGGTCTTCGCGCTCAACCGCAGCAGCCGGGTCTTCCTGGACCTGTTCGCCGCCCCGCTCACCCTGGCCGAGGCACAGCACCGGCTCTGGGTGGTCGAGCCGACCGTCGCCGACCGGGTGTGGCGCACCTTCATCGGCCAGCGGCTGCTGCGCCGGCACGCCCTGCCCGAACCCGTCGCGGCCACCGACTGACTCTCCGGCCCGTGCCGCCGGCCGCGCTGCTTCGGGCGGCCGGTCAGGCGGTACG harbors:
- a CDS encoding B12-binding domain-containing radical SAM protein, giving the protein MTGTVKTALIYPPLTDPTSGYHSLNYLDSYARAQGHRAADIIDANIEAFHHSYTPSAYEWLRRELARPPVTDLTGPDALMARANRLGLPEPDPQRLRRSIGVLQDPVLFYDYRHYQEAVEGVISWMDALGAVGFPGQFRAGFRLQAPPAVSIGSVAALTDEATLARLNRPFQPYYEDVLIPRLAAGGYDVIGISATYQWQLPFTLWLARLIRQACPDAFVITGGTEISDVWKCASRPEQVFQVLADFDAIVVGEGESAYTEILDAVAAGTLPAGHPNVRLHPKYGRQRQLPLRYERLGNIPVPDFSGLPWDLYLSPEKFVYYSPTRGCYWNKCTFCDYGLNTDGPTSPWRQDTADTMIADVTELAKFAKFIYFSVDVLAPATILRFAEKVVERGLDFRWGAEIRLEKYWSEERCELLRRSGCVAVSVGFESGNQRILDLIDKGTRPEQVRRTMTAMTKANIGVQMMGFTGFPTETREEALDSIGFLRDNPDLWTLGGLGDFMLTPGAIVAKEPERFGISNVRPVEGSDIVRVLRYDEPVTEAAHDEVMRAKSTLNPGHYHRPWLGSTDTPHSFFYHDRYGTDVRGVLAHDRVRQHDDDRTEFVANGVFVDRADEQAWDAYRRMRADEQEGTPGAQLPMDRHLFRRADGQVFALNRSSRVFLDLFAAPLTLAEAQHRLWVVEPTVADRVWRTFIGQRLLRRHALPEPVAATD